The Xiphias gladius isolate SHS-SW01 ecotype Sanya breed wild chromosome 4, ASM1685928v1, whole genome shotgun sequence genome includes a window with the following:
- the clic5b gene encoding chloride intracellular channel protein 5b isoform X1 has protein sequence MSYHWNSPRRSDSHRQADCCTSTLTAPAPLLHVNPQVCQKTKTKKTKTAIMDNIHDTVVEGNVHEERRNRADSPGRENPGEAREQLYSEVQVHSPAGGDRGSPDYMEIRDGDRHRCSSPSSSDDDEVKAEEVAEQKAAAVEPEPVVEVRVEQVNGEAHSGSWRSSASSASSASPGDPCDDQSVQPRIQDEDNAEDGMLMAYTHPNTDAKLDESVDYSLTTLESVTLDESRAAPAEPSQPEVSLFVKAGSDGESIGNCPFSQRLFMILWLKGVVFNVTTVDLKRKPADLHNLAPGTHPPFLTFNEEVKTDINKIEEFLEEMLCPPRYPKLAAKQRESNTAGNDIFAKFSAYIKNTKLEANAVLEKGLTRALKKLDDYLNSPLPDEIDADSMEEEKGSSRCFLDGNELTLADCNLLPKLHIVKVVAKKYRNYDIPSDMTGVWRYLKNAYTRDEFTNTCAADSEIETAYKDVARRLAK, from the exons ATGAGTTATCACTGGAATTCGCCCAGGCGCTCAGACAGTCACAGGCAGGCGGACTGTTGTACCAGCACTTTGACCGCGCCAGCTCCACTCCTCCACGTTAATCCTCAGGtctgtcaaaaaacaaaaacaaaaaaaacaaaaacagcaatcaTGGACAACATCCATGACACAGTAGTTGAGGGAAATGTGCATGAAGAGCGCCGTAATAGAGCGGACAGCCCCGGGCGAGAGAACCCAGGTGAGGCGAGGGAGCAGCTGTACAGCGAGGTGCAGGTCCACTCCCCTGCGGGGGGAGATCGCGGCTCGCCGGACTATATGGAAATAAGGGACGGGGACAGACACAGGTGCTCGTCCCCTTCATCCAGCGACGACGATGAGGTTAAAGCCGAGGAGGTTGCAGAGCAAAAAGCGGCGGCGGTGGAGCCGGAGCCTGTGGTGGAGGTGAGGGTAGAGCAGGTGAACGGCGAGGCGCACAGCGGATCATGGCGTTCATCGGCCTCCTCAGCATCCTCCGCCTCCCCTGGAGACCCGTGCGACGACCAGTCGGTCCAGCCGAGGATACAGGATGAGGATAACGCCGAGGATGGGATGCTGATGGCGTACACCCACCCCAACACTGACGCCAAGCTGGACGAGTCTGTCGACTACAGCCTGACAACTCTGGAGAGCGTCACCCTGGATGAGAGCAGAGCTGCACCGGCTGAACCCAGCCAGCCTGAAGTCTCTCTGTTCGTCAAG GCAGGCAGTGATGGAGAGAGTATTGGAAACTGTCCCTTCTCTCAGCGCCTCTTCATGATCCTCTGGCTCAAAGGAGTCGTGTTCAACGTCACCACCGTCGACCTCAAGAG AAAGCCAGCAGATCTGCACAACCTGGCCCCAGGGACACACCCTCCTTTCCTGACCTTCAACGAAGAGGTCAAGACCGATATCAACAAGATTGAGGAGTTTCTTGAGGAAATGCTCTGTCCTCCGAG GTATCCCAAACTAGCCGCCAAGCAGAGGGAGTCCAACACAGCTGGAAATGACATCTTTGCCAAGTTCTCAGCCTACATCAAGAACACCAAACTGGAGGCCAATGCTG TTCTAGAGAAGGGTTTAACCAGGGCCCTGAAGAAGCTGGATGACTACCTGAACAGCCCCTTGCCAGATGAGATCGATGCAGACAGcatggaagaggagaagggcTCAAGCAGATGCTTCCTGGATGGGAACGAGCTTACTCTCGCAGACTGCAACCTGCTGCCTAAACTGCACATAGTCAAA GTTGTTGCTAAGAAGTACCGTAACTACGACATCCCCTCAGACATGACGGGTGTGTGGCGGTACCTGAAGAATGCCTACACACGTGATGAATTCACCAACACCTGCGCTGCTGACTCTGAGATCGAGACCGCCTACAAAGATGTTGCAAGGAGACTGGCAAAATAA
- the hmgn3 gene encoding high mobility group nucleosome-binding domain-containing protein 3 isoform X1, protein MPKRKSPEGPEGKEASKVTKQEPTRRSERLSAKPAPPKPEAKPKKAIVKKVADDKGAKAKKGGTKGKKEDGPALNGETKTNEIYVSRPSVSVSSIRSTAPSLMSVRGQSETVRVKVKWAKENFLHTSKKVHCCSQSCHMEDDWRNAFIDSWLHQWRGRGNRQEMFTPVRLHTQTHTHTAGF, encoded by the exons ATGCCGAAGAGAAAG TCTCCAGAAGGTCCTGAGGGCAAGGAGGCCTCCAAAGTCACAAAGCAAGAG CCCACCAGAAGGTCAGAAAGATTGTCAGCG AAACCTGCTCCACCAAAGCCTGAAGCCAAGCCCAAGAAGGCCATCGTCAAG AAGGTCGCAGATGATAAGGGGGCGAAGGCAAAAAAAGGCGGCACtaagggaaagaaagaagatggCCCCGCCCTGAACGGAGAGACCAAGACCAATGAG atctATGTGTCTCGTCCGTCTGTCAGTGTGTCTTCCATCAGAAGCACGGCTCCCTCTTTGATGTCAGTGAgaggacagagtgagacagTCAGAGTTAAGG TGAAGTGGGCCAAGGAGAACTTTTTACACACAAGCAAGAAGGTTCACTGCTGCTCACAGAGTTGTCACATGGAAGATGATTGGCGCAATGCCTTCATAGACAGCTGGCTCCACCAgtggagaggcagaggaaacagACAGGAGATGTTCACTCCAGTGAgattgcacacacaaacgcacacacacacagccggaTTTTGA
- the clic5b gene encoding chloride intracellular channel protein 5b isoform X2: MSTNGQDRDPDIELFVKAGSDGESIGNCPFSQRLFMILWLKGVVFNVTTVDLKRKPADLHNLAPGTHPPFLTFNEEVKTDINKIEEFLEEMLCPPRYPKLAAKQRESNTAGNDIFAKFSAYIKNTKLEANAVLEKGLTRALKKLDDYLNSPLPDEIDADSMEEEKGSSRCFLDGNELTLADCNLLPKLHIVKVVAKKYRNYDIPSDMTGVWRYLKNAYTRDEFTNTCAADSEIETAYKDVARRLAK, translated from the exons ATGTCCACAAACGGTCAAGACAGAGATCCCGATATCGAACTGTTTGTCAAG GCAGGCAGTGATGGAGAGAGTATTGGAAACTGTCCCTTCTCTCAGCGCCTCTTCATGATCCTCTGGCTCAAAGGAGTCGTGTTCAACGTCACCACCGTCGACCTCAAGAG AAAGCCAGCAGATCTGCACAACCTGGCCCCAGGGACACACCCTCCTTTCCTGACCTTCAACGAAGAGGTCAAGACCGATATCAACAAGATTGAGGAGTTTCTTGAGGAAATGCTCTGTCCTCCGAG GTATCCCAAACTAGCCGCCAAGCAGAGGGAGTCCAACACAGCTGGAAATGACATCTTTGCCAAGTTCTCAGCCTACATCAAGAACACCAAACTGGAGGCCAATGCTG TTCTAGAGAAGGGTTTAACCAGGGCCCTGAAGAAGCTGGATGACTACCTGAACAGCCCCTTGCCAGATGAGATCGATGCAGACAGcatggaagaggagaagggcTCAAGCAGATGCTTCCTGGATGGGAACGAGCTTACTCTCGCAGACTGCAACCTGCTGCCTAAACTGCACATAGTCAAA GTTGTTGCTAAGAAGTACCGTAACTACGACATCCCCTCAGACATGACGGGTGTGTGGCGGTACCTGAAGAATGCCTACACACGTGATGAATTCACCAACACCTGCGCTGCTGACTCTGAGATCGAGACCGCCTACAAAGATGTTGCAAGGAGACTGGCAAAATAA
- the enpp5 gene encoding ectonucleotide pyrophosphatase/phosphodiesterase family member 5: MLGCLLRGGCSPLVCLWALLLPLVTLHHLNQHGSRGHTVTDRPKLLLLSFDGFRWDYVDRVPTPNFQSLMDEGVTVEQVENTYITKTFPNHYSLVTGLYAETHGIVANEMYDPALNRSFSMETDSIYDSRWWEEAVPLWVTIQKAGGRSGAAMWPGSDVKIHGMFPTQFLRYNASVSFEARVERIIEWFSAPREEAVDFGVLYWEEPDESGHNLGPQSSLMDVVIAGIDEKLGFLINELKKAGLYEKVNLIVTSDHGMTQLFIDNIIELDEYVSRDLYTWVDKSPVVGILPKEGKLDEVYSKLVDANPNMLVYKKEEIPKHFHYQHNIRIMPIIIEAKEGWTIMQNRTGTFMLGNHGYDNTLRSMQPVFVARGPAFRQNYVKTSMRSVDLYPLMCHILSIHPLPNNGSLLNVQDLLSLEPAPFTPSIPPRVNRYSCAPVVGSFLSVVVVLGFLVVYIRQVTLKQLPPLKHRSREMSQPLLQEDLYL; this comes from the exons ATGCTGGGCTGCTTGCTGCGAGGAGGCTGCAGTCCTCTGGTCTGCCTGTGGGCCCTGCTGCTACCGCTGGTCACCCTCCATCACTTGAACCAGCATGGTAGCAGAGGCCACACTGTGACGGACCGGCccaagctgctgctcctgtCCTTCGACGGCTTCCGCTGGGACTATGTTGACCGAGTCCCTACACCTAACTTCCAAAGCCTCATGGATGAGGGGGTGACAGTGGAGCAGGTGGAGAACACTTACATCACCAAAACCTTCCCCAACCACTACAGCTTAGTGACAGGTCTGTATGCTGAGACACACGGCATAGTGGCCAACGAGATGTACGACCCTGCTCTGAACCGGTCCTTCTCCATGGAGACGGACAGTATTTATGATTCACGGTGGTGGGAGGAGGCAGTGCCTCTCTGGGTGACCATCCAGAAAGCTGGAGGGCGGAGCGGGGCGGCAATGTGGCCTGGGTCTGATGTGAAGATCCATGGCATGTTCCCCACTCAGTTCCTCCGGTATAATGCCTCAGTCTCCTTTGAAGCCAGAGTGGAGCGGATTATTGAGTGGTTCTCCGCACCTAGAGAGGAAGCGGTGGATTTTGGAGTTCTGTACTGGGAGGAGCCTGATGAGAGCGGGCACAACCTAGGACCTCAGAGTTCCCTCATGGATGTGGTCATCGCCGGAATTGATGAGAAGCTTGGCTTCCTCATTAATGAGCTAAAGAAGGCTGGGCTGTATGAGAAAGTCAACCTGATAGTGACCAGTGACCACGGGATGACGCAGCTTTTCATTGATAATATCATAGAACTGGATGAGTATGTTAGCAGAGATCTGTACACCTGGGTGGATAAGAGTCCAGTGGTGGGAATACTGCCCAAAGAAG GGAAGCTTGACGAGGTGTATAGTAAGCTGGTGGACGCAAACCCAAACATGTTGGTGtacaagaaagaagaaattcCCAAGCACTTCCATTATCAGCACAACATCAGGATCATGCCTATCATCATCGAGGCCAAAGAGGGCTGGACCATCATGCAGAACAGGACTGGGACCTTCATGT tggGAAACCACGGTTATGACAACACCTTACGTAGCATGCAGCCTGTGTTCGTGGCGCGTGGGCCAGCCTTTCGCCAGAATTATGTGAAGACCTCCATGCGCTCTGTCGATCTTTACCCTCTCATGTGCCACATCCTGTCCATCCACCCTCTGCCGAACAACGGCTCCCTCTTAAACGTTCAGGACCTGCTTTCCCTAGAGCCAGCTCCATTCACACCCAGCATCCCTCCAAGGGTCAACAGGTACTCCTGTGCCCCCGTCGTGGGCTCTTTCCTcagtgtggtggtggtgcttGGCTTTCTGGTTGTCTACATCAGACAAGTGACGCTCAAACAACTGCCCCCACTAAAACACAGAAGCAGGGAGATGTCGCAGCCCTTACTGCAAGAGGACTTGTACCTGtag
- the hmgn3 gene encoding high mobility group nucleosome-binding domain-containing protein 3 isoform X2: MPKRKSPEGPEGKEASKVTKQEKPAPPKPEAKPKKAIVKKVADDKGAKAKKGGTKGKKEDGPALNGETKTNEIYVSRPSVSVSSIRSTAPSLMSVRGQSETVRVKVKWAKENFLHTSKKVHCCSQSCHMEDDWRNAFIDSWLHQWRGRGNRQEMFTPVRLHTQTHTHTAGF, from the exons ATGCCGAAGAGAAAG TCTCCAGAAGGTCCTGAGGGCAAGGAGGCCTCCAAAGTCACAAAGCAAGAG AAACCTGCTCCACCAAAGCCTGAAGCCAAGCCCAAGAAGGCCATCGTCAAG AAGGTCGCAGATGATAAGGGGGCGAAGGCAAAAAAAGGCGGCACtaagggaaagaaagaagatggCCCCGCCCTGAACGGAGAGACCAAGACCAATGAG atctATGTGTCTCGTCCGTCTGTCAGTGTGTCTTCCATCAGAAGCACGGCTCCCTCTTTGATGTCAGTGAgaggacagagtgagacagTCAGAGTTAAGG TGAAGTGGGCCAAGGAGAACTTTTTACACACAAGCAAGAAGGTTCACTGCTGCTCACAGAGTTGTCACATGGAAGATGATTGGCGCAATGCCTTCATAGACAGCTGGCTCCACCAgtggagaggcagaggaaacagACAGGAGATGTTCACTCCAGTGAgattgcacacacaaacgcacacacacacagccggaTTTTGA
- the hmgn3 gene encoding high mobility group nucleosome-binding domain-containing protein 3 isoform X4 has protein sequence MPKRKSPEGPEGKEASKVTKQEPTRRSERLSAKPAPPKPEAKPKKAIVKKVADDKGAKAKKGGTKGKKEDGPALNGETKTNEIYVSRPSVSVSSIRSTAPSLMSVRGQSETVRVKGN, from the exons ATGCCGAAGAGAAAG TCTCCAGAAGGTCCTGAGGGCAAGGAGGCCTCCAAAGTCACAAAGCAAGAG CCCACCAGAAGGTCAGAAAGATTGTCAGCG AAACCTGCTCCACCAAAGCCTGAAGCCAAGCCCAAGAAGGCCATCGTCAAG AAGGTCGCAGATGATAAGGGGGCGAAGGCAAAAAAAGGCGGCACtaagggaaagaaagaagatggCCCCGCCCTGAACGGAGAGACCAAGACCAATGAG atctATGTGTCTCGTCCGTCTGTCAGTGTGTCTTCCATCAGAAGCACGGCTCCCTCTTTGATGTCAGTGAgaggacagagtgagacagTCAGAGTTAAGG
- the hmgn3 gene encoding high mobility group nucleosome-binding domain-containing protein 3 isoform X3, translating to MPKRKSPEGPEGKEASKVTKQEPTRRSERLSAKPAPPKPEAKPKKAIVKKVADDKGAKAKKGGTKGKKEDGPALNGETKTNEIYVSRPSVSVSSIRSTAPSLMSVRGQSETVRVKVCFAVLCVLARERE from the exons ATGCCGAAGAGAAAG TCTCCAGAAGGTCCTGAGGGCAAGGAGGCCTCCAAAGTCACAAAGCAAGAG CCCACCAGAAGGTCAGAAAGATTGTCAGCG AAACCTGCTCCACCAAAGCCTGAAGCCAAGCCCAAGAAGGCCATCGTCAAG AAGGTCGCAGATGATAAGGGGGCGAAGGCAAAAAAAGGCGGCACtaagggaaagaaagaagatggCCCCGCCCTGAACGGAGAGACCAAGACCAATGAG atctATGTGTCTCGTCCGTCTGTCAGTGTGTCTTCCATCAGAAGCACGGCTCCCTCTTTGATGTCAGTGAgaggacagagtgagacagTCAGAGTTAAGG TGTGCTTTGCAGTGCTGTGTGTATTggcaagagagagggaatga